A single region of the Pontimicrobium sp. SW4 genome encodes:
- the menA gene encoding 1,4-dihydroxy-2-naphthoate octaprenyltransferase, protein MDTVIVDLMERIKLWISAFRLRTLPLSVSGIIIGACFAYYNGFFNSTIFILTLLATISLQVLSNLANDYGDGVKGTDSDDRIGPERAIQSGKITPDEMFSAIRINILIVILFVFLIVYTSFGSQHFLYAMLFFALGIISVFAAIKYTIGDSAYGYRGLGDVMVFIFFGLLSVIGTYFLYAKQLDHMLFLPACAIGLLSTGVLNLNNMRDIESDISANKITVAVKLGLKKAKVYHTILVVGAIALSLLFGILYYRSITNFIFVIAYIPLIIHLTVVLKAKEPKSLDPQLKVLALSTFLLAILLGIGQILHII, encoded by the coding sequence ATGGATACCGTAATTGTTGACTTAATGGAGAGAATTAAACTATGGATTTCGGCCTTTAGATTGAGAACCTTGCCGCTTTCAGTATCTGGAATTATTATTGGTGCCTGTTTTGCTTATTATAATGGGTTTTTTAATAGTACTATTTTTATTTTAACCCTATTAGCCACAATTAGCTTACAAGTGTTATCTAACTTAGCTAACGATTATGGTGATGGAGTTAAAGGAACAGATAGCGATGATCGCATTGGGCCAGAACGTGCTATACAAAGCGGTAAAATAACTCCAGATGAAATGTTTTCCGCAATTAGAATTAATATTCTTATAGTTATATTATTTGTTTTTTTAATTGTTTATACTTCTTTTGGATCCCAACATTTTTTATATGCAATGCTCTTTTTTGCATTAGGAATTATAAGTGTTTTTGCTGCGATTAAGTATACTATTGGTGATTCAGCTTATGGTTATCGTGGTTTAGGAGATGTTATGGTGTTCATTTTTTTCGGACTTTTAAGTGTAATTGGCACTTATTTTTTATACGCGAAGCAATTAGATCATATGTTATTTTTACCTGCTTGCGCCATTGGTTTATTAAGCACTGGTGTTTTAAACCTTAATAACATGCGCGATATTGAGTCTGATATTTCTGCCAATAAAATTACAGTAGCTGTAAAATTAGGATTAAAAAAAGCTAAAGTATACCACACTATTTTAGTAGTTGGTGCAATTGCTTTGAGTCTATTATTTGGTATTCTATATTACCGCTCAATCACTAATTTTATATTTGTGATAGCTTATATTCCTTTAATCATACATCTAACAGTTGTATTAAAAGCAAAAGAACCTAAATCACTAGACCCTCAATTAAAGGTGTTGGCATTATCTACATTTTTGTTAGCAATCTTGTTAGGAATTGGTCAAATACTTCATATTATTTAA
- a CDS encoding chorismate-binding protein, whose product MTSKDFFGYISEHYSKGLPFVAYSKPNTFEIKAVLQKDSTLYKIEDFNETGFVFAPFDIRKDAILMPYSKSRMLLTLEDVPVEKEEALPFDIDNDQLHHVHLVEKGIESIQKGNLEKVVLSRKETLQLDKPLDPLKVFKTLLNNYNSAFVYCWYHPNVGLWLGATPETLLSIERNRFSTMALAGTQDYFGTLEVDWDSKEINEQKLVSDYVVKVLNGHVKNIEASEVQTVKAGRLLHLRTDITGELIDHSKSIQKLILKLHPTPAVCGLPKIDAMQFILDNEHYNREFYSGFLGELNKETKVQPRSGRRNIENAAYAFNKRSTNLFVNLRCMQLQDSKAILYVGGGVTKNSNPEKEWLETVNKTNTIKKVIVS is encoded by the coding sequence ATGACCTCAAAGGATTTTTTCGGTTATATTTCAGAGCATTATAGTAAAGGTCTACCATTTGTAGCCTATAGTAAGCCAAATACGTTTGAGATTAAAGCTGTGTTACAAAAAGATAGTACACTCTATAAAATTGAAGATTTTAATGAAACTGGTTTTGTATTTGCACCTTTTGATATTCGAAAAGATGCCATTTTGATGCCATACAGCAAATCTAGAATGCTTTTAACCTTGGAGGACGTTCCTGTTGAAAAAGAAGAAGCGTTGCCATTTGATATTGATAACGACCAATTACATCACGTGCATTTAGTAGAAAAAGGAATAGAGTCAATCCAAAAGGGAAACCTCGAAAAAGTGGTGCTTTCACGAAAGGAAACTTTACAATTAGACAAGCCTTTAGATCCATTAAAAGTTTTTAAAACCCTTTTAAATAATTATAACTCTGCTTTCGTATACTGTTGGTACCATCCTAATGTAGGCCTGTGGTTAGGTGCAACTCCAGAAACATTGTTGAGTATAGAACGTAACAGATTTTCCACTATGGCTTTAGCTGGAACTCAAGATTATTTTGGAACTCTTGAAGTAGATTGGGATTCTAAAGAAATTAATGAGCAAAAATTGGTGTCAGACTACGTTGTGAAAGTATTAAATGGGCACGTTAAAAATATTGAAGCATCAGAAGTTCAAACCGTTAAAGCTGGAAGGTTGTTACATTTACGAACAGATATCACAGGAGAACTGATAGACCATTCTAAAAGTATTCAAAAACTTATTTTAAAATTACATCCAACACCAGCAGTTTGTGGCTTACCAAAAATTGATGCGATGCAGTTTATTCTTGATAATGAACATTACAATCGTGAGTTTTACTCAGGTTTTTTGGGAGAACTAAACAAAGAAACTAAAGTGCAGCCACGTTCAGGGCGTAGAAATATTGAAAATGCTGCCTATGCATTCAATAAACGTTCAACCAATTTGTTTGTTAATTTAAGATGTATGCAACTACAAGATTCTAAGGCTATATTGTATGTTGGAGGAGGCGTTACTAAAAATTCAAATCCTGAAAAAGAATGGCTTGAAACTGTTAATAAAACTAATACGATTAAAAAGGTTATTGTTTCATAA
- a CDS encoding o-succinylbenzoate synthase — translation MKASYKKFILDFKRPSGTSRGVLIQKETWFILLKRDGKTGIGECGILRGLSIDDRPDYEDIIKWTCVNIHLGQEVLLGELIAFPSIQFGLETAFRSLESEDEFALFPSAFTRGEDTIPINGLVWMGDKTFMNQQIKDKIQQGFKCIKLKIGAIDFKTEVELIKSIRKEFSVNDIELRVDANGAFSPVDALEKLKMLSQFELHSIEQPIKQGQFEAMAKLCESTPLPIALDEELIGVFSVIKREELLQIINPQYIILKPSLVGGFKSSKEWLTLAKKQNIGWWITSALESNIGLNAIAQWTYSLNTKMYQGLGTGSLFTNNFDSPLMVKNGTLQYEQNRHWNVNL, via the coding sequence ATGAAAGCATCTTACAAAAAGTTTATATTAGATTTCAAGCGACCTAGCGGTACTTCGCGTGGGGTATTAATACAAAAAGAAACATGGTTCATTCTGTTGAAAAGAGATGGAAAAACTGGGATAGGTGAATGTGGTATTTTAAGGGGTTTAAGTATCGATGACAGACCAGATTATGAAGATATTATAAAATGGACTTGTGTAAATATTCATCTTGGGCAAGAAGTGTTGTTAGGGGAGCTTATAGCGTTTCCCTCAATTCAATTTGGATTAGAAACTGCTTTTCGTTCTTTGGAAAGCGAAGATGAATTCGCTTTATTTCCTTCAGCATTTACTAGAGGAGAAGATACTATTCCTATTAATGGTTTGGTATGGATGGGAGACAAGACATTTATGAACCAGCAAATTAAAGATAAGATTCAGCAAGGTTTTAAATGCATTAAGCTAAAAATTGGTGCTATTGATTTTAAAACAGAAGTTGAGTTAATAAAATCTATACGAAAAGAATTTTCAGTAAACGATATTGAACTTCGCGTTGATGCAAACGGTGCTTTTTCACCTGTAGACGCTTTAGAAAAGCTTAAAATGCTTTCACAATTCGAATTACACTCTATTGAACAACCTATAAAGCAAGGTCAGTTTGAAGCTATGGCAAAATTATGCGAAAGCACACCTTTACCAATTGCATTAGATGAGGAATTAATAGGAGTGTTTTCGGTAATAAAGAGAGAAGAATTGCTACAAATTATAAACCCGCAATACATTATTTTAAAACCAAGTTTAGTAGGAGGATTTAAAAGTAGTAAGGAATGGTTGACACTTGCGAAAAAACAAAATATTGGTTGGTGGATTACAAGTGCTTTAGAAAGTAATATTGGTTTAAATGCCATTGCGCAATGGACGTATAGTTTAAACACAAAGATGTACCAAGGCTTAGGTACAGGAAGTTTGTTTACTAATAATTTTGATTCGCCATTAATGGTAAAAAATGGTACATTGCAATACGAACAAAATAGACATTGGAACGTAAACCTATAG
- a CDS encoding 1,4-dihydroxy-2-naphthoyl-CoA synthase, which yields MATIEWKTVKVYEDITYKKSNGVARIAFNRPNVRNAFRPKTTSELYDAFYDANEDVNIGVVLLSAEGPSTKDGVYSFCSGGDQKARGYQGYVGEDGYHRLNILEVQRLIRFMPKAVIAVVPGWAVGGGHSLHVVCDLTLASKEHAIFKQTDADVTSFDGGYGSAYLAKMVGQKKAREIFFLGRNYSAQEAFEMGMVNAVIPHEKLEDTAYEWAQEILGKSPTSIKMLKFAMNLTDDGMVGQQVFAGEATRLAYMTDEAIEGRNAFLEKRKPNFNKKWIP from the coding sequence ATGGCTACAATTGAATGGAAAACCGTTAAAGTATACGAGGATATTACTTACAAGAAAAGTAATGGCGTTGCTAGAATTGCTTTTAATAGACCAAACGTGAGAAATGCTTTTCGCCCAAAAACGACTAGTGAGTTATACGATGCTTTTTATGATGCAAACGAAGATGTAAACATTGGAGTAGTATTATTAAGTGCCGAAGGTCCATCAACCAAAGATGGTGTATATTCTTTTTGCTCTGGTGGAGATCAAAAAGCAAGAGGATATCAAGGATATGTTGGTGAAGATGGTTACCATCGTTTAAATATTCTGGAAGTACAGCGATTAATTCGCTTTATGCCTAAGGCTGTTATTGCTGTAGTACCTGGTTGGGCAGTTGGTGGCGGACATAGTTTACACGTTGTTTGCGATTTAACACTAGCGAGTAAAGAGCATGCTATTTTTAAGCAAACGGATGCAGATGTTACAAGTTTTGATGGGGGTTATGGTTCTGCATATTTAGCAAAAATGGTTGGACAGAAAAAAGCGCGTGAAATTTTCTTTTTAGGTAGAAATTATTCTGCACAAGAAGCTTTTGAAATGGGAATGGTAAACGCAGTAATTCCTCATGAAAAATTAGAAGATACAGCGTATGAATGGGCTCAAGAAATTTTAGGAAAATCTCCAACATCTATAAAAATGCTAAAGTTTGCCATGAATCTAACAGATGATGGGATGGTTGGTCAACAAGTATTCGCAGGAGAAGCAACGCGATTAGCATACATGACAGACGAAGCTATAGAAGGAAGAAATGCGTTTTTAGAAAAGCGTAAGCCAAATTTTAATAAAAAATGGATACCGTAA
- a CDS encoding S1-like domain-containing RNA-binding protein yields MINIGEYNTLTILREKEPGLFLSDEEGDEVLLPNRYVPKEFKIWDKLEVFVYLDNDERLVAVTDRPYITKGDFALLRCNDVTNHGAFLDWGMVKELFCPFKEQAFKMKKGGWYLVHCYLDEETNRLVASSKTNHFLDNKELTVNQFDEVDLIVSHPSEIGMNVIVNKKHLGLIFNDDIFKDLSVGDRLKGIVKKVRPDNKLDISLGQIGYRNIEPNAELILSELSDNSGYLNLTDKSSPEDIKEVLQMSKKNFKKAVGTLYKQRLITIEDKGIRLVEN; encoded by the coding sequence ATGATAAATATTGGAGAATATAACACATTAACTATACTTAGAGAAAAAGAACCTGGGCTATTTTTAAGCGATGAAGAAGGTGATGAAGTTCTTTTGCCTAATAGATATGTCCCTAAAGAATTTAAAATTTGGGATAAACTTGAAGTTTTTGTATATCTAGATAATGATGAACGATTAGTAGCTGTTACCGACAGACCATATATTACCAAGGGTGATTTTGCTCTTTTGCGTTGCAACGATGTTACTAATCATGGTGCTTTTTTAGATTGGGGAATGGTAAAGGAGTTATTTTGCCCATTCAAAGAACAAGCATTTAAAATGAAAAAAGGTGGTTGGTATTTGGTACATTGTTATTTAGACGAAGAAACTAATAGATTAGTAGCTTCAAGCAAAACAAACCACTTTTTAGATAATAAAGAGTTAACCGTTAACCAATTTGATGAAGTAGATTTAATTGTATCGCATCCTTCAGAAATTGGTATGAATGTGATAGTTAATAAAAAACATCTTGGATTAATATTTAATGATGATATTTTTAAAGATTTAAGTGTTGGTGATAGATTAAAGGGCATTGTTAAAAAAGTCCGTCCCGATAACAAATTAGATATTTCGTTAGGGCAAATTGGTTATAGAAATATAGAGCCTAATGCTGAGTTAATTTTGAGTGAATTGAGTGATAATAGTGGTTATTTAAACCTAACAGATAAATCTTCACCTGAAGATATTAAAGAAGTTTTACAAATGAGCAAAAAGAACTTTAAAAAAGCAGTTGGAACACTATATAAGCAACGACTTATCACTATTGAAGATAAAGGTATAAGGTTAGTTGAAAATTAA
- a CDS encoding esterase, translating to MNSVEKEISYKTTNSYSTLNKLTSKTKNVWFVCHGMGYLSRYFLKYFKELNPKENYIIAPQAQSKYYIQPAFKHVGASWLTKENTLKETNNVMHYFDAVFEVENIPKDKNLIVVGYSQGVSVAMRYLATRQLQCSQLVIMSGGIPKELVENDFEFLNAQITLIYGTNDEYLNEDRMILEKERALELFGNRVTIIPFEGKHIVNVELINKLV from the coding sequence ATGAATTCGGTTGAAAAAGAAATATCGTATAAAACTACTAACTCGTATTCAACTTTAAATAAGCTTACTTCTAAAACAAAAAATGTTTGGTTTGTTTGTCACGGTATGGGCTATTTAAGTAGATACTTTTTAAAATACTTTAAAGAATTAAATCCTAAAGAGAATTATATCATTGCTCCTCAAGCACAAAGCAAGTATTATATACAACCTGCTTTTAAACATGTTGGAGCTAGTTGGCTTACCAAAGAGAACACCTTAAAAGAAACTAACAATGTGATGCATTATTTTGATGCAGTCTTTGAAGTTGAAAACATTCCGAAAGATAAAAACCTTATTGTCGTTGGGTATTCGCAAGGCGTTAGTGTTGCAATGCGATATCTAGCGACAAGACAATTACAATGTAGTCAATTAGTAATAATGTCTGGAGGAATCCCAAAAGAGTTAGTTGAAAACGATTTTGAATTTTTAAACGCCCAAATAACACTTATTTATGGTACTAATGATGAATACTTGAACGAAGACCGAATGATTTTAGAAAAAGAAAGAGCCTTGGAATTGTTTGGAAATAGAGTAACTATTATTCCCTTTGAAGGAAAGCATATAGTTAATGTAGAATTGATTAACAAACTAGTTTAG
- the menD gene encoding 2-succinyl-5-enolpyruvyl-6-hydroxy-3-cyclohexene-1-carboxylic-acid synthase — MKLPKIPLAQTIIQLCKAKKVKHIVISPGSRNAPLTIGFSNHEYFTCYSIVDERCAAFFALGIAQQLREPVVVVCTSGSALLNYYPAVAEAYYSNIPLVVISADRPKHLVGIGDGQTINQKGVYHNHIFYEANLKEDIVADNNSPINEPTIIKTLENKVERFLELQKNIEEFNTAEINKAINSSILNRGPVHINVPFNEPLYDMVDEFSVATEATLPNPVSYQEDLSNYIDSWNKASKKMVLVGVNAPNAVDKNILELLANDDSTIVFTESTSNLHHDEFFPSIDKIIAPLKDVDFEKLQPEILLTFGGLIVSKKVKAFLRKYQPKQHWHIDNVTANDTFFSLSKHFEYSVNQFFKQFLIDSKSIKSAYKPYWSKVKSHRQVEHEKYLENCEYSDLKVFEKVLQSLPNHGIVHSGNSSAIRYMQLFNINKSLQIYCNRGTSGIDGSTSTAIGCAAVNDKQTILITGDLSFFYDSNALWNNYVPNNFRIILINNGGGGIFRILPGHKNTDNFDTFFETKHNLNAKQLCMMYNITYQASDSIANLESKLQDFYNEDNSPKLLEIFTPRMVNDQVLLDYFKAIV, encoded by the coding sequence ATGAAACTACCAAAAATCCCTTTAGCACAAACCATTATTCAGCTATGCAAAGCTAAAAAAGTAAAGCATATTGTTATTTCTCCAGGAAGCCGAAATGCACCACTAACTATTGGTTTTTCTAATCATGAGTATTTTACTTGTTATAGTATTGTTGATGAGCGCTGTGCTGCTTTTTTTGCATTAGGAATTGCACAGCAATTACGAGAACCTGTGGTAGTAGTATGTACTTCAGGGAGTGCTTTATTGAATTATTATCCAGCTGTAGCTGAAGCCTACTATAGTAACATTCCATTAGTAGTAATTTCGGCAGATAGACCAAAACATTTAGTAGGTATTGGTGATGGACAAACCATTAATCAAAAAGGAGTTTACCATAATCATATTTTTTATGAAGCTAATCTTAAAGAAGATATTGTTGCAGATAATAATAGCCCAATAAATGAGCCAACGATTATCAAAACTCTCGAAAATAAAGTAGAACGATTCCTTGAGCTTCAAAAAAATATTGAAGAGTTTAATACTGCTGAAATTAATAAAGCAATTAATTCTTCTATTTTAAACAGAGGACCTGTACATATTAATGTGCCTTTTAATGAGCCGTTATACGATATGGTTGATGAGTTTTCTGTTGCTACTGAAGCTACTTTGCCAAATCCTGTTAGCTATCAAGAAGACCTCTCCAATTATATTGATTCATGGAATAAAGCATCAAAAAAAATGGTACTTGTAGGTGTTAATGCCCCAAATGCTGTTGACAAGAATATTTTGGAGCTTTTAGCCAATGATGATAGTACTATTGTATTTACTGAATCAACATCAAATTTGCATCATGATGAGTTTTTTCCAAGCATTGATAAGATAATTGCGCCTCTTAAGGATGTTGATTTTGAAAAATTACAACCAGAAATATTGTTGACTTTTGGAGGTTTAATAGTGTCAAAAAAAGTAAAAGCTTTCCTTAGAAAATACCAACCAAAGCAACATTGGCATATAGATAATGTAACAGCAAATGATACATTTTTTAGTTTAAGTAAACACTTTGAATATTCTGTAAATCAGTTTTTTAAGCAATTTTTAATTGATTCGAAAAGTATTAAGAGCGCATACAAGCCATATTGGAGTAAGGTGAAATCACATAGGCAAGTTGAGCATGAAAAGTACCTTGAAAATTGTGAGTATTCTGATTTAAAAGTTTTTGAAAAAGTACTACAGTCTCTTCCAAATCATGGAATTGTGCATTCTGGAAATAGTTCAGCTATTAGATATATGCAACTTTTTAATATTAATAAGAGTTTACAAATCTACTGTAATAGAGGAACTAGTGGAATAGATGGTAGTACTAGTACAGCTATTGGCTGTGCTGCAGTTAATGATAAGCAAACTATTTTAATTACTGGCGATTTAAGCTTTTTTTACGATAGTAACGCTTTGTGGAATAATTATGTACCTAATAATTTTAGAATTATTCTTATTAATAATGGAGGAGGAGGTATTTTTAGAATACTTCCTGGGCACAAAAACACAGATAATTTTGATACTTTTTTCGAAACTAAACACAATTTAAATGCAAAACAATTGTGTATGATGTATAATATAACCTATCAAGCATCCGACAGTATTGCTAATCTTGAAAGTAAACTACAAGACTTTTATAATGAAGATAACTCTCCAAAACTGTTAGAAATTTTCACTCCTAGAATGGTTAATGACCAAGTTTTATTAGATTATTTTAAAGCTATTGTATAA
- a CDS encoding DUF2200 domain-containing protein, translated as MKVTAEKNEQVANMIFASIYPLYLNRLKKNGRTEEELNQVIEWFTGFDQNALQTLIDEKASFRTFFQKAKINPNTHLIKGVVCGYRIEEIEDEFELYKQCRQMEKLIDELARGRKMDKILRTKK; from the coding sequence ATGAAAGTTACAGCAGAAAAAAATGAGCAGGTTGCCAATATGATATTTGCATCCATTTATCCACTTTACTTGAATAGATTAAAGAAAAATGGTAGAACAGAAGAAGAGCTCAATCAAGTAATTGAATGGTTTACTGGTTTTGATCAAAATGCTTTACAAACACTCATTGATGAAAAAGCAAGCTTTAGAACATTTTTTCAAAAAGCTAAAATAAATCCAAACACACACTTGATAAAAGGAGTCGTTTGTGGTTATCGAATTGAAGAAATAGAGGATGAATTTGAATTGTATAAACAATGTAGACAAATGGAAAAGCTGATTGATGAATTGGCAAGAGGTCGTAAAATGGATAAAATTTTACGTACAAAAAAATAA
- a CDS encoding metal-dependent hydrolase translates to MKITFLGHASLQISIGDVSILVDPFISGNPKASHIDIDALEADYILLTHAHQDHILDVEAIAKRTEAVIVSNYEIVTHYQNKGFDGHPMNHGGNWDFEFGRVKYVNAIHTSSFPDGSYGGQPGGFVIEGEHKNIYIAGDTALTYDMKLIPLQTKLDLAIFPIGDNFTMGIDDALIAADFVECDKILGYHFDTFGYIEIDHTIAKRTFFESDKDLMLLEIGESIEL, encoded by the coding sequence ATGAAAATCACTTTTTTAGGACACGCAAGTTTACAAATTAGCATAGGAGATGTTTCTATTTTAGTAGATCCATTTATATCAGGAAACCCAAAAGCATCACATATAGATATTGATGCTTTAGAAGCAGATTATATCCTGCTAACGCATGCACACCAAGACCATATTTTAGATGTAGAAGCCATTGCAAAACGTACTGAAGCTGTGATAGTTTCTAATTATGAAATTGTCACACATTATCAAAACAAAGGGTTTGATGGTCACCCAATGAATCATGGAGGTAATTGGGATTTTGAGTTTGGTAGAGTTAAATATGTAAACGCCATTCACACATCGTCTTTTCCTGATGGCAGTTATGGCGGACAACCTGGAGGTTTTGTAATAGAAGGAGAGCATAAAAACATTTATATAGCAGGTGATACAGCATTGACTTACGATATGAAGTTAATCCCATTACAAACTAAATTGGACCTTGCTATTTTTCCTATAGGAGATAATTTTACCATGGGAATAGATGATGCACTTATTGCTGCAGATTTTGTAGAATGCGATAAAATACTGGGTTATCATTTTGATACATTCGGATATATTGAAATAGACCATACTATTGCAAAACGCACTTTTTTTGAAAGTGATAAAGATTTAATGCTTCTGGAAATAGGCGAATCTATAGAGCTCTAA
- a CDS encoding hotdog fold thioesterase has protein sequence MHFNKEEVIARANATSKNTLMETLGIEICDVGEDFLVAKMPVNPRVHQPAGVLHGGAIVALAESVGSFAAHIFIDTDKYYVRGIEIAANHFKSIAEGTIYAKAIFVHRGRTTQHFDIKVTDDDNQLISSCKLTTITLPKSK, from the coding sequence ATGCATTTTAATAAAGAAGAAGTAATTGCAAGAGCAAATGCTACAAGTAAAAATACTTTAATGGAAACATTAGGGATTGAGATTTGTGATGTTGGTGAAGACTTTCTTGTAGCAAAAATGCCAGTGAACCCTAGAGTACACCAGCCAGCTGGTGTACTACATGGAGGAGCTATAGTAGCTTTAGCCGAAAGCGTTGGAAGTTTTGCAGCGCATATTTTTATTGATACCGACAAGTATTATGTAAGAGGTATAGAGATTGCCGCAAATCATTTTAAAAGTATAGCAGAGGGAACTATTTATGCTAAAGCAATATTTGTTCATAGAGGACGAACTACACAGCACTTTGATATTAAAGTGACTGATGATGATAATCAATTAATTTCGTCTTGTAAATTAACAACAATCACACTTCCAAAATCTAAATAG
- a CDS encoding CPBP family intramembrane glutamic endopeptidase — MYISQVFKVEHDWWRYIIGLMGAIIGVGIFSMPHLIALMMKVFDGTADQAKFQDMNYLLSLFESNLNLVFILLPFVGGLICLLLIVKFLHKQSFKMLTTSRKKIDWKRFWFAFLFWGIISSGMILLDYFSSPEGYELNFNLGKFVVLCIIAILLVPLQTSFEEYLFRGYLMQGIGVLVKNRWFPLLFTSVVFGLLHIANPEIEKLGYILLVYYIGTGLFLGIITLMDDGLELALGFHAANNLFTALLVTADWTAFQTHSIFKDVSDPEKAGFIDVFAPVFIIFPILLLIFAKVYKWNNWKEKIFGTVVEPPKEDYKVLGEDF; from the coding sequence ATGTATATATCACAAGTTTTTAAAGTAGAGCACGATTGGTGGCGTTATATTATTGGCCTAATGGGAGCAATTATAGGCGTTGGTATTTTTTCAATGCCTCACTTAATTGCTTTAATGATGAAGGTTTTTGATGGGACAGCCGATCAGGCTAAGTTTCAAGATATGAATTATCTTTTAAGTTTGTTTGAATCTAATTTAAACTTGGTGTTTATATTATTACCTTTTGTTGGCGGACTTATTTGTTTACTATTAATAGTGAAATTTTTGCATAAGCAATCTTTTAAAATGCTTACAACATCTAGAAAAAAGATTGATTGGAAACGATTTTGGTTTGCATTTTTGTTTTGGGGAATCATATCATCAGGGATGATACTTCTAGATTATTTCTCAAGTCCAGAGGGTTACGAACTTAACTTTAATCTTGGGAAATTTGTAGTATTATGCATTATTGCTATTTTATTAGTGCCATTACAAACTAGTTTTGAAGAATACTTGTTTAGAGGCTATTTAATGCAAGGGATTGGTGTATTAGTTAAGAATAGATGGTTTCCATTATTATTTACTTCAGTAGTATTTGGTTTACTTCACATTGCTAACCCTGAAATAGAAAAGCTAGGTTATATTTTATTGGTTTACTACATAGGAACTGGTTTGTTTTTAGGGATTATTACATTAATGGACGATGGTTTAGAGTTAGCCTTAGGCTTTCATGCTGCAAATAATCTTTTTACTGCTTTGTTAGTTACTGCAGACTGGACAGCATTTCAAACACATTCCATTTTTAAAGATGTCTCAGACCCAGAAAAGGCTGGATTTATTGATGTGTTTGCACCTGTGTTTATCATATTTCCTATTCTCCTTTTAATATTTGCAAAAGTGTATAAATGGAACAATTGGAAAGAAAAAATATTTGGTACTGTGGTTGAGCCTCCAAAAGAAGATTATAAGGTTTTAGGAGAGGACTTTTAA
- a CDS encoding DUF2853 family protein, with translation MSKRDELIAKYAADLKDKCGMKPDMDLLTKVTIGCGPSIYNADAATVSGSDASELATVKNNFLIKKLGLKDGADLDKAIDKVMDTYGRSNRNKYRAVVYYMLTKHFGKESAY, from the coding sequence ATGAGTAAAAGAGACGAGCTTATTGCAAAGTACGCAGCAGATTTAAAAGACAAATGTGGTATGAAACCAGACATGGATTTATTAACCAAAGTAACTATTGGTTGTGGGCCATCTATTTATAATGCTGATGCAGCAACGGTATCTGGATCTGATGCATCAGAGTTAGCAACAGTAAAAAACAACTTTTTGATTAAAAAACTGGGCTTAAAGGACGGAGCTGATTTAGATAAAGCTATAGATAAAGTAATGGACACTTATGGACGTTCAAACAGAAATAAATATAGAGCAGTAGTTTACTATATGTTAACAAAACATTTCGGTAAGGAATCTGCTTATTAA